A window of Theropithecus gelada isolate Dixy chromosome 8, Tgel_1.0, whole genome shotgun sequence genomic DNA:
GGATGGCCAAGACACAGCCCAGTCTGGAGCGGGGAGCAGGGACAAGATGACCTCAGGAAGCCCAGGCTACAGGGGTGCCTGCTTCTTCCCCTCCCCCGCTCCACTCCGCAGGCGAGACCCCCAACACTGCTCCCCGACACTCTCCGAGGCACCCCTCCTCCGTGCTCACACCCAAAACACGTCTGCTCACCCGTGGGCCTCCCACTCCGATCACAACGAGGACTGGCCACAAGTCCAGGTGTCAGTGACCTTCACCCCGACCTGGTCCCTGTCCGGCCTCGCCAGGTCAGCACCCGCCGCGCGCACAGCAGGGCCGGGTGGAAGGAGGCCGGGCCTGGCCGTGGCTCAGGCGCCACCTCGCTGGGGAAATTGGGGGGTGGTCTCAGCCCCCTTCTggtcctcagcctccccatctaTCCCAAGAAGCTGGCGCAGGCCTGGGCGGCGAGGGGACCCCCACCGCGGGCTCGCCGACTCCGCCCCCCGGAGGCCCCTCCCgcgccccgcccctgcccccgccccgGGGCCGCGCGGGCTGCCTGGGAGTCTGCGGTCCAGCAGCGGTCCAGAGCGCGCGAGGTTCGGGGAGCTCGGCGAGGGTGCTGGTACCTGCGTCCGCCCGGCGGTGAGTCCGCGGGGCCGCGACCGGGACGCCCCCGCCACCTGCGCGCACGCGCTCAGACCCGGCGGCCTCGGCTGCGGTGCACGCGGCCCCGGCCCAGCCACGCGCGGCGGAAGGCGCCCTGCGGGGGCCGGGGCTGGAGACGGTGGGAGAGAGCAAGAGGGGCGCACGGGGAGGCGCAGGAGAGGGGTTGGGGTTGCCGGTGGGTTGGTCCCGCGAGAGCTGAGCCTCTCCTCctatcccccccccccccccaggccTCCCCGAATGTTTCCAAAGATCTGGGGCGGGAGCGGGCGGAGACTGCCGCCAGGAGCCTCCCGGCCGGCCCTGGGCTGCGCAGCCACTGGAGCCCATCACCCAACTCCAGACGCTCCTGGCTCCCCAGCGTGGGCCGGGAGTGACAGCTTTGCTGACTAGGGGAGGGGGCACGGGACCTTGCAGAGCTCCTGGCCGGAAAGGGAGGATTGACCGCTCCCCCGCGTATCACCCCGGAGCACTGGAACCCGCCCCCGCTTCTTGTTCTGGCACTGGTGGTGCTTGCGGTGAGGTCCAAGGAGCCCAGCCTCCCGGAGTGGACCGCCGGGCCGCTCCCCATTCCCACAGGAGAGGCTCCCGCCTCTTGCTGGCTGGGCAGCCCCTAGATACCTGGCTCCCAGGGGCCAGCTTCCCTGAGCCTGGGGACGAGCCTGCAGCCTGGACCCCACGGGCGCCCCCTACGGCCTGCCGGCTCCCTCTGGGCTCCACAGCCCACCCGGCCTTCCTAATTGCCTTCTGCTCCCACCGGTGCCTTAGCTCAGCCTGGTGGCCCGGCGGGTTGGGTGCCAACCAGTGGGCAGATGGCGGCACCAACTGGACCTGTTTGTGGCCCTGTATGCCAGGACTTCCTCAGAGACAGGTCAGGGATCCCCACACCAGAACCTCACTTTTCGGGGGTGGGGGGATAAGGAATTGGAGATCCTTCCTCCTCGGGTTCCTCCCTGGAGGCGGGGACAGGCCCCAGCTGGACTTGGCACTGGTTTTGGCCATCTGGGGCTCCCACTCCCAACCCCAGGATGTCAGCCCAGATCTCAGGGTCCTGGCCTGCTGCTCTCCCCGTAGGGCCTCTGCGGGCCCCTCTCCAGATCTTTTCTCTGAGGCATCCTCACCCCCAGTGCCCAGCACTAGCTCCCCAGGCCCGGGAtgtccctccccctcctctgcccACGGCTGTCCCTGGCAGAAGGCAGCAGCCTCCCCCTCCAACACCATGCACTTAGAAAATAGAGAATCACGACCCCAGCAGGGCGTGTTCCAGATTCTTTCTCCAACAGTGCCATGGGCCCCTGCTCAACGGAGGGTCCTGTGCAGAGGCCAAGGAGCAGTACATGGACCCATCTGGCCCCTTCCTGCTGGTGGGACCGGTGGCACGCAGCCTCATCTCTCGGAGCCCATTTCCTAGCCACAGAATGGGGAGTAGCAGATACTTAGTGGGCTGCTGTCCTCAGAACTGAGTAACATCAGGAATGGGGAGTGCTTTCCCCTGGGCCATGTCCCACGTGGCCCCCGGTCTCCATGTCAGGAGAGATGCCTGGGCTCAAGACACTGAGCTGTCCCAAGGAAAGTTCTAGATATAGATTAGCTAATATGCACAGACAGACatacatataaatgtgtgtatagatctctcttttttttgagacggtctcactctgttgcccaggctgcagtgcagtggcatgatcacggttcactgcagccttgaactccctggctcaagagatcctcccacctcagcctcccaagtagctgaccacaggcacgtaccacgcccagctaagttttgtattttttgtagaaacaggaggtctcactctgttgcccaggctggtctcaaacccctggcctcatgtgatcctcttgccttggcctcacaTAGcgtggagattacaggcatgagccaccgtacccagccccaGACTAGCTCATAGTATTACTGGTCACCATTCCCCCACCCCAGGACTACTGGCAGAGGCCACTGACTCTGCTTCCTTTTCTGTGATTCGGAGAAGGCTGGTGAGTTTCCTCCTCTTGACTGTACAGCGCCCATGCCAGGTTTCAGGAGGGGTATAGCCTAGAGCATGCCTGCACTGAGTGAGGGGCAGGTCGGGAGAGAAGCAGGGAAGTTCCTGTGTGCTGGCAGGTCCCTGCCCCTCtttgctgtgtcctcatctgCACAGTGGGGGTGCATGGTCCTGGGGAGGAGCGAGGCACCACTTGGCCCCCTAACCAGCAGTGTCTCTCCGGAGCAGGACGGCTGCTCTGGTTTGTGACTTCCGGACAGGACGGCCATCCTCTCCAGAATGAAGATCTTCTTGCCGGTGCTGCTGGCTGCGCTTCTGGGTGTGGAGCGAGGTGAGGTGCCCTCGGGGACCCCAGAACTTTGTCCGGCTGTGCCCTGCTCGACTCCCAGGGGTCCTTCCAGGCCGCTCCCAGCAGAGGGCTCACCTGGCCTGGCCACACTGTCTCACTGTGTGTTTGGGTGCCACTTGAGCTGCTCGACGGCCAGGGTAGGGTGTCACTGTCTTCGTTCTGCCTCCACCCCAAGGGCTGCTATACGGTAATTTCTCAGTAAATGTCCACTGGGGTCAGGCCTGGGAGGGACACTGGAGGCTTCCCTGAGACAGGTGTGCCCTCCTTCCACAGCCAGCTCGCTGATGTGCTTCTCCTGCCTGAACCAGAAGAGCAATCTGTACTGCCTGAAGCCGACCATCTGCTCCGACCAGGACAACTACTGCGTGACCGTGTCTACTAGTGCCGGCATTGGTGAGTGCCAGGCCTCAGACCACGCCTTCCTCCCCTGGCCGTCTCCCTGGCCCAGGCCGGGGCTCAGCAGAGGCCCTTGCTGTCTGCCTGCAGCCGTCTGCCTCTCCCCTGACAGCCTCATTTCCCATGCAGGGAATCTCGTGACATTTGGCCACAGCCTGAGCAAGACCTGTTCCCCGGCCTGCCCCCTCCCAGAAGGCATCAATGTTGGTGTGGCTTCCATGGGCATCAGCTGCTGCCAGAGCTTCCTGTGCAATTTCAGTGCAGCCGACGGCGGGCTGCGGGCAAGCGCTACCCTGCTGGGCGCCGGGCTGCTGCTGAGCCTGCTGCCGGCCCTGCTGCGGTTCGGCCCCTGACCGCCCAGACCCTGTCCCCCGATCCCCCAGCTCAGGAAGGAAAGCCCAGCCCTTTCTGGATCCCACAGGGTATGGGAGCCCCTGACTTCTCACGTGCCTGCTCTGTGCCCTTGGTCCCAGGTCAGGCCCACCCCATGCacctccacctgccccagcccctgccgCTGCCCCAAGTGGGGCCAGCTGCCCTTACTTCTGGGGTCGATGATGTGACCTTCCTTGGGGGACTGCGGAAGGGACGAGGGTTCCCTGGAGTCTTAGGGTCCTTCGTCAGGACCAAGTCCCATGGACACGCTGACAGTCCCCAGGGAGGCTGTGTCAGTAGGGATGTGTGCCTAGCTGTGTACGTGGGTGTGCAGTGCATGTGGGAGCACGTGGCGTCTTCTGGGGGCGGTGTTTGGGGAGGGAGGGGTGCCGGCAGCCTGGAGAGCCTCAGTGTCCTGTAGCGCCTGCCCTGGCACAGCTGCATGCCCGTCAAGGGCAGCCTTTGGGAGCTGGGATTTCTGCCGCTTCCAGGTCTAGGCCCCGCCCCAAATCCAGCCAGTCCTGCCCCAGCCCACCCCTACATTGGAGCCCTCCTGCTGCTGTGGTGCCTCAAATAAATACAGATGTCCCCCAGCTTCCTGCTCTGAGCATGGCTGCCCCATGGGGGAAAAGGCAGAGCACCCCAGGTTTGGAGAGTTCTGGGGTCTTCTGTGGTACGGCCCGGGGGGTGGTCGGGGAGGAGGAGTCGTCCCCTGAGCCATAGCCAGCAGCTTGCCTGGCCTCCGAGGGAGCCCCTCGCCAGCGCTCTGCcctttctcctgccccaggctcgGCAGGTCGAGTGAGTTCGGCCTCCCACAGCAGGAGGAGGTCGGGGGGCATGGAGGAAAGAAAGCAGGTGCCAGAAGGAGCACGCTCAGGCTGGGGCAGCACCCAGGGCTCTCTAGGACTTGGGAATGGAGGGTGTCTGTCTGGACCCGCTGGTGCAGAGGGCACAAAAGCTGGGCTGGGGCAGGACAGACAGTCCGGAGTTCAGTGAGTGGCCTTTGAGAGGAGCAGGGGGCTCCCACGCAAAAGCTCGGGGCAGCAACCCTGACCCATCCATGCCTGGGACGGCAGCGCTGCCCGCTTCCCCCTGGCAAGCAGGTGGCGGCCTCCTGACAGAGGAACCCGGCCCAGGCCACCATCTGCAGGCAGGTGCTGTGCACAGCCCAGAGGGCTCTTTGGGCTGGAGAGAGAAAACAAGCAGACACGCAATGGaggtgtgtttgtttgtttatctgggaCAACGGGAGGAAACGGACCAGGGTCTCAGCCACTCAGCGCCGACCCTGGATTTCCCTGGCTGGCCAGAAACTGTGCTGTGTGTGTCAAGATTCCAGGGGCACCGTCCAGCAGGAGGGGCCGGTGGTCACCATGGAAGCCCAAGATTCCCACCCCTGGCAGCTGATGTGAATAGCCGGGTCCTCCCAGGTCCCTGAGGTCAAGGCAGGTCAACGACCTGTGTCCTCCTCCTGGGTCCCTGAGGTAGTGATTCCTGTCTGAAACACACGAATCATTACTGCCACCCAAGAAGGGCCCGTTGTAACTGAGCAAGAGGACCTGGAAGGGGTCACCGGGAGGAGGGGCCTGCCGCCAATCACCACTCCCTGTGGACAGACCCTGCAGAGACTGAGCTTGAGATTCTGTGGGGAGTTTGGATTTGCTGAGTGGGTTGCTCTAGCATTGAGAAATGCAAGCAGAGAACAGAGGGTGGAAACCAGATGGTCCAGGAGCCTGGGCACGGTAGCCAGGAGGACAGAGATCCCGGCATTCGGGTCCCAGTGTGCAGTGCATTCACTGCATTGTTCACTCGGAATCACAGGTGGCTTTGCTGGAGGGACAGACCAGTTGATCATAGTGGAGCTGGTGAGAGGAAGTTGCACCCAAAAGCCATGGCCAGGAACCTGGATCTGACTCCAGGGACACAGGAACATGGTGGGCGCTGGGCAATGATAGAATTTCTAACAAATGCTTGGTTTCTGCTAAAGCTAATTTTCGCTTCCATCTCTGGCAtctcctccacttcccaggtgagCTCACTGGTTTCTAAGTCTCGCAACCACACTGAGACGAGGGCGCAGTCATCCCCTCGTTTCCCCAGGGGAGACAGTCTCAGAGTGGAAGCTGCTTGTCCTCCTGGGATCTGGAACTCGGGGGCCCAGCTCTCCCTCTGCTCTGGGTTTAGGGCTGGGGTCAGAGGCAGCCCTGACCTCCTTCGGGTAGCAGAGAGACTGGTTCCGCCGGGTTCCTGCCGCCCCGCCCTCTGGAGGCAGGAGGCCCCCCAAGGACAGGTGGTTTCCAGGAACCGAGGGAGGGAGTGGAGTCcgggagcagagggagggagccCGGGTTGTGTCCTGGGCCTGGAGCAGAGAAGGGAGGAGCCCAGCGCGCTCAGTTTCAATTTCCTGAAgcctgagggagggagaggaagggaaccTCACCTCAGGGCTCTGGACCGGAGCCTCCCGCCCAGGgcccaccacaccctgctaggAGCTGGGATTTCCCAGTCTCCACGTCGACCCGAACTGGGCCCCCTCCTCTCCACAGCCCATCCAGCCCCACTTTCCCGCTTCCCGGCATCTGACCATGGATGAGCCTCTGGAGGATGGGGAGCCTGGAGCCTGCCCCAGCGCTGCGCCTCACCCACCCCCCACCGCTCAGCCCCTGTGGGGACTTCCTGCAGTGAGGCCCAGGCAGAACCCTGCGCTGCCTCCCCCATCAACAAACAGCCTCTGCCCCCTTGACACCCCCGCCCTCTGCGGTGCCTTGCAGGAGTCACCAGCCTGTGGGCCCGGGACCGTTTCACACATCCGGCAGCCACAGCTGGCCTGGGCCCTTAGTGCCTCCACCCCTCCGCCCCCTCTGTCAGCCCCCAACAAGTCTTCCTGGGGGGCCCCAGCCCTGAGTGCAAGACCCTCCGGGCTGCTTCTGGACCTCGGGCTGGGGCTGAGCCTGATCCTGGCTGGAAATGAGCACAGGGCTGGGCCACCTGGGGAAGGCCCTCCAGTCTCTGAACCCCACCCTGGGGAATTTGCTGGGACCCCCTTGAAGGCCACAGACCAGACCCCAAGGGTTAATAAGGGAACAAAGTCCTTGGGTTGAACACGCGCATTTACTATCTGGGCCAGCGGGCATCTAGGCTGCTGGGTGAGGGGGTCTCTGGGCTGCTGGGCGGCTAGGCGAGGGCATCAGGGCAGGAGCTGAGGGCTGCACAGGGCAACCACCCTGCGCTCCTATTTACCCACCAGGGGCAGTGCCAGGGTGGGCTGGGCTCACAGCAGGGCCCAAAGGAAGAGGCCCAGGCTGAGCAGGAGCTCCCTGACGGCCAGGCCCCAAAGGCCGCGCCGCGCTGTGGCTGCCTTGTTACAGAGGCTGTTTTCACAGCAGGTCATGTCCAGCTTCTCAGTCTTCAAGTCCATCAGTCCATCCTCAGTTTCTATGGGGTAAGACCCTCCATGGACCACTGGATGGGTGAGGTTCATAATCTGGGCacggggtgggggcacagccctTGCTAGCGTAGCTGAATTTCTGCCCTGTGGGTGAGAGGAGGGCGGCTGGCACAGGAGGCCCCACCCGACCCCCTCGGACCTGCCCCAGGACCGCCCCCTTCAGGGAACCTTGAAGCCAGTGGCGACACGGAGACaagcagaagagaatgggggGTGGCCCCAGGCTCCACGCCAAGTCTGTGGTCCGTTAGATGGAGGTCCCTGAGCTCTGTCCCCAGATCCAAGCTTCTACCAGGCCAGGGGGCTCAAGGCAGAGCCCCTGGGATGCTGCCTGAGAGTGCCCTTTCCACCCCTTACCTGCTTACAGACGCCGGGTCCCACCCGGACTCACCATTGGTAGTGCCAGTGACCACAGAGGAGGGGCAGCTTTGAGCCTGCATGGGGTCGGAGACGGGTGGCACAGGCTGGGGTCCAAGACACCACAGCACTGGAAGCACTCAAGGCCCTGACTCGAGATGGGGCGGGGAGGGTGCAGGTCAGGGTCCCAGGCTGAAGGGTGGGTTCCAGTCCCTCTCACCAGCACAGGCAGCAGGCCTGGGCAGCACACAGGTAGGCTCAGGTGCCCTTGGCTACTCAGAATTGTGGGCAGGGTCCTGCTGGCATCTGGAGCCCCCAGCATCGAGAGGGTCTCACTCCCACCTTCAGGCCtccttcccatcctccaccctcagcccCCACTTACAgggctgcacccacagctgcgCCAGCAGCAGCAGGGGCCGGTGACCTTCATGGTCTTGGGTGTGGGTGCATTGAGGGCAGGTGTGGCACAGAGGCTCCGAGCCTGGAAAGAGCTAGGGGAGGCCTTGCACCCCCGAGCCTGGGAACCTCTGCCCCACGTCTGGTTTATGAGGAGGAACCCAGATTGCTTGTGTAATATGCACACAGCCGATGGCCTCACCCCATCATCTCGTAGTACGGGAACTGAGGGGTAGAAACCCTTCCGTCCTGACCTGGCTGCTCTAGAAGGCAGATGTGACCTCGAGCAAGACCCCCCTCACTCCACCCCTTCTGTGCCTGGAAGGCAGACGTGACCTGATCTGGCTGCTCTGGAAGGCAGACGTGACCTCGAGCAAgaccacccccccacccccccaccccttCTCTGCCTGGGGCCTCCCAGAGCTCAGGGTGTGAGCAGAACAGACCCGGAAGGAGGAGGGGCTGTCGTGAGGAGAGAAGCGAGAGGGTGTCCCCTGGGGTGGGAGGTTGCCTTAGAAGGAGAAATTGTGACTCAATAGAGAGGAGGGTCCTGGACTAGGGCCCTGAGtttcagtttcagtttcctgGTGCATCAGGAGCAAGCTTCTTCCTGGTGtcagaagcaagagagaaaagcaGCCGTGAGACTCAGGTCATCCCACTCAGGATGAGGGTCTCTGGCTGAGCCCACCACTGGCAGGCCCCTGTGCAGACAGAGCCTGGGAGGGGCCAGCGGGGCAACAAGCTCTGACACTGAGACCCCAGGGCAGGCATCCCTTGTTTTCTGTGCAGGGAGCAGAGGCCCCTGTAATGGGGTGGGGCGACATGGGGGCTCCCTCGGTGGGGGGGGGTCCTGGCCACTCCTGGAACCACCCCTGTCCCTCCCAGTCAGtgccccctgcccacccccatcACACCCACACCTGAATTTGTTCTTCAGGGGAATCAGAAGACACAGGAAATGGGCCAGGGGTGACTGCAGACTCCGCCCCCGCACCCCCCCACCAGGTGCTGggcagaaggagggagagagctTCCTGGACTGCGGGGACAGCCCTTGATCCTTGATCCGAAGACAGATAAAGGCAGCACACCCGCATAAGAATGGGTCGCCTTTCAGGTGGGAGGTCCCCTCTAAAAATCAGAATCCACCCTGTGCCCTCAGGGGTCTCTGCTTGGAGACTCCATGGCATCTGAGAGGATGAGCCAGGTGAGGTGGGGGTGGTGAGCGGGGAGGACAGGACAGAGCTGCAGGCAGCAGGCACAAAAGACTCCCCAGTGGCTCCTGGCAGCTGTGGGCAAGGCGCAGGCCCAAGAAGCCTGACTGCCCCGCCAAGCAGTGCACCAGAGCACAGGTCAGACCTGAAGGGGCAGCGCCAGCAGGGCCCATGGTCCGCGGGTCACTCTGCTGGCCCTGCAGTCACACTGCTCGGGTCCCACGGCCTGATGATGGCTGAGCCAGACATCATAACACCAAGCAATGGAGAAGTTAGAATACTGCTAGGGATACTGACTTGTTGTATTTTTGaatcttaaaatatatgttttaatctGACCGTCCATAAGCAGTGCCTGTTACATGCCAGTCAGAGCACAAGCATCCCCGAGAGGTGTGCACTCTGTGTGTCTATGGATGATGAAAGCACGGCTTTCACACAGCAAATTATCCTCACTTCATGTGATGCCTTCTACTTTATTTGAAAAGTATCGATTGTGTCCCACTCAATTGATTTTATACCCTCTATGCACATGGTCCCCAGTTTATTGGCAGGGGGATtatttggtgttttgtttgtttttgtttttgagatggagtcgtgctcttgtcgcccaggctggagtgcagtggcacgatctcggctcaccgcaacctccggctcccaggttccagagattctcctgcctcagcctcccgagaaactgggattaaaggcgtgtgccaccatgcctggctagtttttgtatttctagtagagatggggtttcaccatgttagtcaggctggtctcgaactcctgacctcaagtgatttgcctgcctcagcttcccaaagtgctgagattacaggcatgagccaccacacctggcctgttttgttttctgagatagggtctccctctgtcgcccaggctggagtgcagtggtacaatcacagctcattgcagcctcaacctccttccCAACCTCAGcctgcaggggaggggagggagaggaagggaaaaggcTCATCTCAGGGCTCTGAACCTGAGCCTCCCGCCGGGGATTTCCCAGTCTCCACGCCAGCCCGGAACTGGGCGCCCTCCTCTCTGCAGCCCCATCCAGCCCCTGCTTCCCAGCATCTGCCTGCAAACGAGCCTCCGGAGGATGGGCAGGGTCCTGGCACTGCCCTCACCAGCCCCCCACCACTCTGCCCCTGTGGGGACCTCGGGAGGTAAGGCCCAGGCAGGACCCTGTGCCGCCTTCCCCATCCTTGACGCCCTTGTTACAGAGGCTCTTTTCACAGCAGGTCATGTCCAGCTTCTCAGTCTTCAAGTCCATCAGTCCATCCTCAGTTTCTGTGGGGTAAGACCTGCCAGGGACCACAGGATGGGTGAGGTTCATAATCTGGACATAGGGCC
This region includes:
- the LY6E gene encoding lymphocyte antigen 6E isoform X2, with the protein product MCFSCLNQKSNLYCLKPTICSDQDNYCVTVSTSAGIGNLVTFGHSLSKTCSPACPLPEGINVGVASMGISCCQSFLCNFSAADGGLRASATLLGAGLLLSLLPALLRFGP
- the LY6E gene encoding lymphocyte antigen 6E isoform X1 yields the protein MKIFLPVLLAALLGVERASSLMCFSCLNQKSNLYCLKPTICSDQDNYCVTVSTSAGIGNLVTFGHSLSKTCSPACPLPEGINVGVASMGISCCQSFLCNFSAADGGLRASATLLGAGLLLSLLPALLRFGP